One Megasphaera vaginalis (ex Bordigoni et al. 2020) genomic region harbors:
- the cas1f gene encoding type I-F CRISPR-associated endonuclease Cas1f, whose translation MQQTFTPSELKSIMFSKRANIYYLEMCRVMQKDGRVVYLTDGNKRQQYWNIPIANTTVILLGTGTSITQAAMRLLSAAGVLVGFSGGGGTPLIAGTEIVWMNPQSEYRPTQYVQGWLSFWFDEERRLQAAQRLQRDRCAYLQHVWEKDRELNNAGFYADDEKMEQALQGFEKGIAGSRNGKELLAAEALFSKRLYRYAAAKTELASFVRDSEANDTANIFLNHGNYLAYGLAASALWVLGIPHGFALMHGKTRRGALVFDVADLIKDSLILPWLPWAFIAAYQGYTNREFRELCLQKFTEHKALEYMYARIKERSLYWSRDGVCQ comes from the coding sequence ATGCAGCAAACGTTTACGCCATCGGAATTGAAATCTATTATGTTTTCTAAACGTGCCAATATCTATTATCTGGAAATGTGCCGCGTTATGCAGAAAGATGGCCGCGTCGTATATTTGACAGACGGAAACAAGCGGCAACAATACTGGAATATCCCGATTGCCAACACAACGGTTATCTTATTGGGAACAGGGACATCAATTACACAAGCCGCGATGCGATTACTGTCTGCAGCCGGTGTCCTGGTTGGTTTCAGCGGCGGTGGCGGCACGCCGCTGATAGCCGGAACTGAAATTGTCTGGATGAATCCGCAGAGCGAGTACAGGCCGACACAATACGTGCAGGGCTGGTTATCGTTCTGGTTTGATGAGGAGCGTAGGCTGCAGGCGGCTCAGCGCTTGCAGCGTGACCGCTGTGCGTATTTGCAGCACGTATGGGAGAAAGACAGAGAATTGAACAACGCCGGATTTTATGCGGACGATGAAAAAATGGAGCAGGCCTTGCAGGGCTTCGAAAAAGGTATTGCCGGCAGCCGTAATGGTAAAGAATTACTGGCAGCAGAGGCGCTGTTTTCCAAACGGCTTTATCGATATGCGGCTGCGAAGACGGAGTTAGCGTCTTTCGTGCGCGATTCGGAAGCCAATGATACGGCGAATATATTTTTGAATCACGGCAATTACTTGGCCTATGGATTGGCAGCTTCCGCCTTATGGGTGCTGGGAATTCCGCACGGCTTTGCATTAATGCACGGCAAGACCAGGCGGGGCGCGTTGGTATTTGATGTGGCCGATTTGATCAAAGACAGCTTGATTTTACCTTGGTTACCTTGGGCGTTTATTGCCGCCTATCAGGGATATACGAATCGGGAATTCCGCGAATTGTGTTTACAGAAATTTACCGAACATAAAGCCTTGGAATATATGTATGCCCGCATAAAAGAACGGAGTCTGTATTGGAGTCGGGATGGTGTCTGCCAATGA